A genomic region of Leishmania braziliensis MHOM/BR/75/M2904 complete genome, chromosome 33 contains the following coding sequences:
- the HSP83 gene encoding heat shock protein 83-1, whose amino-acid sequence MFEPNKKRNNIKLYVRRVFIMDNCEDLCPDWLGFVKGVVDSEDLPLNISRENLQQNKILKVIRKNIVKKCLELFEEMAENKEDYKQFYEQFGKNIKLGIHEDTANRKKLMELLRFYSTESGEEMTTLKDYVTRMKPEQKSIYYITGDSKKKLESSPFIEKARRCGLEVLFMTEPIDEYVMQQVKDFEDKKFACLTKEGVHFEESEEEKKQREEKKAACEKLCKTMKEVLGDKVEKVTVSERLSTSPCILVTSEFGWSAHMEQIMRNQALRDSSMAQYMVSKKTMEVNPDHPIIKELRRRVEADENDKAVKDLVFLLFDTSLLTSGFQLDDPTGYAERINRMIKLGLSLDEEEEEVAEAPPAEAAPAEVTAGTSSMEQVD is encoded by the coding sequence ATGTTCGAGCCGAACAAGAAGCGCAACAACATCAAGCTGTACGTGCGCCGCGTGTTCATCATGGACAACTGCGAGGACCTGTGCCCGGACTGGCTCGGCTTCGTGAAGGGCGTCGTGGACAGCGAGGACCTGCCGCTGAACATCTCGCGCGAGAACCTGCAGCAGAACAAGATCCTGAAGGTGATCCGCAAGAACATCGTGAAGAAGTGCCTGGAGCTGTTCGAAGAGATGGCGGAGAACAAGGAGGACTACAAGCAGTTCTACGAGCAGTTCGGCAAGAACATCAAGCTGGGCATCCACGAGGACACGGCGAACCGCAAGAAGCTGATGGAGTTGCTGCGCTTCTACAGCACCGAGTCGGGGGAGGAGATGACGACACTGAAGGACTACGTGACGCGCATGAAGCCGGAGCAGAAGTCGATCTACTACATCACTGGCGACAGCAAGAAGAAGCTGGAGTCGTCGCCGTTCATCGAGAAGGCGAGACGCTGCGGGCTCGAGGTGCTGTTCATGACGGAGCCGATCGACGAGTACGTGATGCAGCAGGTGAAGGACTTCGAGGACAAGAAGTTCGCGTGCCTGACGAAGGAAGGCGTGCACTTCGAGGAgtccgaggaggagaagaagcagcgcgaggagaagaaggcggcgtgCGAGAAGCTGTGCAAGACGatgaaggaggtgctgggcgacaaggtggagaaggtgacCGTGTCGGAGCGCCTGTCGACGTCGCCGTGCATCCTGGTGACGTCGGAGTTTGGGTGGTCGGCGCACATGGAACAGATCATGCGCAaccaggcgctgcgcgactcCAGCATGGCGCAGTACATGGTGTCCAAGAAGACGATGGAGGTGAACCCCGACCACCCCATCAtcaaggagctgcgccgccgcgtggaggcggacgaGAACGACAAGGCCGTGAAGGACCTCGTCTTCCTGCTCTTCGACACGTCGCTGCTCACGTCCGGCTTCCAGCTGGATGACCCCACCGGCTACGCCGAGCGCATCAACCGCATGATCAAGCTCGGCCTGTCgctcgacgaggaggaggaggaggtcgcCGAGGCGCCGCCGGCCGAGGCAGCCCCCGCGGAGGTCACTGCCGGCACCTCCAGCATGGAGCAGGTGGACTGA